In Drosophila busckii strain San Diego stock center, stock number 13000-0081.31 chromosome 3R, ASM1175060v1, whole genome shotgun sequence, the sequence TCCTTTAAACTTATTCTCCTTTTTAGATAAAATTAGATAGACTAAACGCACTTGTAGTTCAACTAGTTCAATCATTCGTTTTGCTACTTTCTATTCAATTATAAGccgatttatttatttaagttgcattatatattttttatatataccaCTCTAATTAGACTTAGCGAAAACGACGAGTCTGACCTATACATTAGGATTGTTGAAGTGTCTCGCGCTCAGTTGTGTCTACCATATAAGATTTTGCTATTTCAATTGGGCTTAAAGAATTCGAATCTGTAGATGTCATGAGTTGAGATGGAATTCATTGTTGAACAATCAGGTTGTGGAGACTGTTTAAGGGTTTTAGTGGGCAGACATCTTCTTGGGACgattttataacaataaccTAATCTTTATTATATAATCCGACTGGTACTTATCCCTTTTACGCGACAATTTTATAGAATCTGGTGGgggcaaattatattttagtgATTTGTATTCAATTGGCTTGACCGATTAGTCATACTGCGTAagactatatatacataattatctTACCCATACATACATGAATGTATCTTTTAATATTATCGAGCAAAACTCTCTTTAGTTTGCTGAGAAGCTTCAACGTGATAAGAAGTAGTGTAATATTGCTTAACGCAACTTTAAAGGTAGGTTAAAATTCTATTTCTAAAGCTTATTAAATCTACTGATTACCTATCGTAAAGTTCAAATAATGTTATATAAAGCAACATCTAACTAAGcatctttaatatttaaaaagcaaaaaaaaaacatgtatGCAAAAGTTAGATACTCAAAACCAAAAtgtatatcaaaaatatataccaAACTACCCCTTCTAAATTATCTGTTTATTAAACCAAAGAAATTTGAAGTTAAAGCCACTTCCGGCATGCGTATAGATAGACCTTTAATTTTTGTCTAGTTAGAGATATACTGCTTTCAGTGAGTAACAAATTACCAACGAAAACAGTTCTTGTAGAACAGTCAAGttgttttgaaataaaagaggtaaataaataattagatttgtaaagcaacaattgtagTATTATGATAAAATATTCTGACACTAACATAGacttttttaaactttatttaaatagtcaTCGTTTTTCTGACCATGTTAAAAAAGGACCAGCCAATATGTACGAATACACCAACGGCTAAGAAAGTCTTTGAAAATACAGATGCGtacgaaaaattaaaaacgtaTGCATTTCAGCATGGTTTGGGAGGGCCTCATCCGATCACTAGGGCTATAAGACTAAAAGATGCGCATAAAGAAATCAGTGATACCCTATTTAATACAATAGATGGGAAtgcgcaatttaaaaatttcctaaataataaataaataaaagggcccctaatattaaataataaccGAATTTTGGATGTATTCATACGGGAATTGTATCAGCGGGAATCTGTAACTggcaatatttaaacaataataaaaatgttctaaaaaaatatactagttttattttaaagcaaacataagTGACTCGTTACTAGTCGTTACTTGTGATAAGTAACTGCTTAAACAGCTGTGcttatgttaattatttacttcCCTTGTTTACAAAACGCAAAAGCCGCAATCACCAATATTTAAGTCAAAAGAAATTACTTAAGCACAAAACTCAAAATGGCTGCTTCATCCTACAAGGTATACAACCTAAATGTACaaatctaataataatatattttaatttgcatttgtcgtCGACTTAGGGCAAGGTTGCTCACTTAATCAAATGTTTTTGTGGATGTACTGACATGACCGTGGATGAAGTGCAGCGTATCTATACGCTCACAAATAGCGTGCTACAAACGCTGTTGGACAGTGCGGCAAGAAGGTTGCTGCAACGCTTTCTAGAGACTGAACGAGCCGGTGACAAAAAGGGAGCTGAAATATATTTGGAAATATACATCAAGTGCGCTGAGTATCTAAAAGATACATGTACTTTCACTCAGGATGAAATAGACGAGCTCGATGATTTGGGCTTGCCCTACCATCTGACACAAGAACTTACCAGACGCACTCTGAACGCAGATCGCACGAAAATAAATCTATGCCTTAATAACATTCAGAACATATGCAGCAAAGAGATTGAAGCGAGCAGCGAATTCAGACGCTTCCGAGACGCTATACTCGCCAAGATGAACCGCATtcccaaaaaataataatagtttataTGCGTAAGAGGCCTTTTGTGTTCAAAATATGATTAAGCACAGCGACGCCGTACACAACCTCAACATCACAACTAAGATTGACAGCTTTAGTCACTGGTGCAACGAAGCCGGCCAACGGTTAGTTACTTATTAATAAGTATACCTTAAATCCACCCAAAGTTACCGAAAAGAGAAAgcgtttttaatattaaaatatatatttgttatatatgcaTCTTTACTAAGCATGTGACCACCTTTATAGCTATATTTCCAGtgctttaataaatgtttgcttaagaTTAGATAAGTTTACTTTCTTACCTAGTTAGGTATTTAGGATCGATCGGACAAACGCAAAATATGTTTTGACTGTAAGCTTATTCATGAATGCCCTGATCGGTGGGCTAAAGCTATATAAATCATAGCAACAGCGGCAATATGTATATTTCTCACAAAAATAAGCCAGAAATAAGGCGTCAAAAGTAAATCAATAACTGCCGAGTCGtctaaaactatatatatatatatatttatacacatacatatatttatataatatatgcatataccaTGTGAAGAACGTCTTGAGAAAATGTTGCGATTATATTTCCGCTGtagaaataaatgtttgcttcaaacttaaattttagGTTTTCTTCCAGGAGTAATACATTTCCATGGGCTTATTAACCTGAAAACAAATTGAGCATATAGTACCATATGTTATACAGTGTGCAATCTTTCAAGCATACCTTCCAGAACTTGTCGTTGACCTGGTGTAAAGTCTGGTTGCCATTTAAAATAACCAACTGCTGGGGCTGCGGTGCAACGTAGatgcaaaagttaagcaaacgaCACGCCTCCGGCAGATCAGCACCCAAGTCTAGAGTCAGACGCATGGCTA encodes:
- the LOC108601751 gene encoding uncharacterized protein LOC108601751; the protein is MAASSYKGKVAHLIKCFCGCTDMTVDEVQRIYTLTNSVLQTLLDSAARRLLQRFLETERAGDKKGAEIYLEIYIKCAEYLKDTCTFTQDEIDELDDLGLPYHLTQELTRRTLNADRTKINLCLNNIQNICSKEIEASSEFRRFRDAILAKMNRIPKK